TTTTCATGCACTTGAATGTCACTTTTCACATAAACagcaactccaccaccacttctgtttgccatctggggtaagtttgtgtaggacaggtgtctgttgcgtttgaacaaaTTGTAATTTTCCAAGTGGAGATTCTCTGCGACAAAAGAGCCCCGcaggtgtgtttctgttaggcacaaaacatctgctagacACAATTCATGGTGACTCTTGATGTCATTAATGTGAGCTGGCAGTCCCTCTGTgttatgatgaacaatggtgaaAACGTCTGACCTGCTCAGTGTTTGTCTCACGTGTAGAAGAGGCATCATGTCATCAAGGTTGGCTTGTCTCATGTTCTCAAGCGCTGCAGTGATTTCTGGGttggtgaatatttttttctcctccatatCAAGAAGATAGAGTCCATTGAGAGACGTCACTCTACTGACAGCTACGTAGGCCATGCCGGGCTCAAAAATGCTCTTAAGAGAGACAACAGCTGATGTGGTTGTCATACCCTGTACCTTATGTATTGTACATGCAAAGGCCAGCTTTACTGGGAACTGTCTTCGTACCACTCCTTTCTGCTTTagattctcctctgctctctcaatgtacaCCATGTCGTCTGCTGGTGTGCGGTTATTCTTTCCAGATGTCTCATTATCCATTTGAAGTCCAAGCTTGATGATGTGTTGGTCATTTTCAGAGTAAACTACTCTAAGTAGTTTTCCAAAAGCTCCATTAACCAAACCACTTTGTATGTCAATGTTTCTGGTGAGCATGACACGAGCTCCTTCTGCAACTTTCAGTGTGTCTGGTAAATCGTTTTTACCTCCTTTGAATGGTCTGTCTTGAAGTGCCATTCTGCCAGTTCTAGGATCCTTTCTATAATCATCTGCATGGATGTCAATGATATGAGTATGGAGCAGAGCCAGTGTTGCAGAGTTGTGTTTATCCACTTCTTTGTTAGTTGCAAAAATGTGCAACGCATCAGTCGGACAAAGGGCTGGCTCAGTTatggcctgtgacaacaaatttcTATCTGCTTCGCAAAGCTCATCCAACTTTCCTTTCACACGAATTCTGTTCAGCATCTCAGCAAAGacaacatcatctttctgacgcataaTCTCAgtcagagtgatcatctgaaaatgctccCGCCACAGGTCGATCTCGGACGGGTCGTGCACACAGAGaggtttagactgtcgcactggggGTAGCTGATAGAAGTCTCCAACAGCAATGACTGACATGCCTCCAAAGGGTCTCCGACTCCCtt
The Oreochromis niloticus isolate F11D_XX unplaced genomic scaffold, O_niloticus_UMD_NMBU tig00000181_pilon, whole genome shotgun sequence genome window above contains:
- the LOC112844397 gene encoding ATP-dependent DNA helicase PIF1-like; the protein is MSRPLSVLDNTTPESSNVWMTSLNDKYKARPETPEYEEMCMADFAATCRIVYGQQTKGTDHLEYVQHIVKRNREKYEKNSEEIESAVEEYEQNRGLGNQLDEVRSELLNAEIIVIDEVSMVSRHLFAYVDARLKQIKGSRRPFGGMSVIAVGDFYQLPPVRQSKPLCVHDPSEIDLWREHFQMITLTEIMRQKDDVVFAEMLNRIRVKGKLDELCEADRNLLSQAITEPALCPTDALHIFATNKEVDKHNSATLALLHTHIIDIHADDYRKDPRTGRMALQDRPFKGGKNDLPDTLKVAEGARVMLTRNIDIQSGLVNGAFGKLLRVVYSENDQHIIKLGLQMDNETSGKNNRTPADDMVYIERAEENLKQKGVVRRQFPVKLAFACTIHKVQGMTTTSAVVSLKSIFEPGMAYVAVSRVTSLNGLYLLDMEEKKIFTNPEITAALENMRQANLDDMMPLLHVRQTLSRSDVFTIVHHNTEGLPAHINDIKSHHELCLADVLCLTETHLRGSFVAENLHLENYNLFKRNRHLSYTNLPQMANRSGGGVAVYVKSDIQVHEKQYIHNVTDLEFLALKVEAPVSALIAVVYRPPDYTLRPFLKNLVFPSVIHPLQS